The following are encoded in a window of Elusimicrobiota bacterium genomic DNA:
- a CDS encoding GAF domain-containing protein, producing the protein MEKVLLEIAQSISSTLNLNEVLERILDESIKLVDCEAGSIFLIDSETKELNFKVVKGDKSAILKELNIKIKLNEGIVGIAVHTGRVVISNNVQDDPRFKKDIDWLTGFTTKSVIAVPMIIKGKTIGAIELINKKIGEFTNEDTEIISAVASQSAVAIENARLYEELYTLKEYMSDIFESMPGGFIAIDNHKRITAINPRASEILNIPKDLVGENLTTGFVRYPEIVELFKIALSKAEPQIRREMYLTVGNKHKIIGYSTLVIKNADSIIKGAGMVFQDITDIKNKH; encoded by the coding sequence ATGGAAAAAGTTCTTTTAGAAATCGCACAGAGCATTTCATCAACACTAAATCTTAACGAAGTACTTGAACGGATCCTTGATGAGTCAATAAAACTGGTAGATTGTGAAGCAGGATCTATTTTTTTGATAGATAGCGAGACAAAAGAGTTAAATTTTAAAGTAGTAAAAGGTGACAAATCAGCTATTCTCAAGGAACTGAATATAAAAATCAAACTGAACGAAGGGATTGTTGGTATCGCAGTCCATACCGGTCGGGTTGTGATTTCAAACAATGTTCAAGATGACCCGCGGTTCAAAAAAGATATTGACTGGCTTACCGGTTTTACTACAAAATCAGTCATAGCAGTCCCGATGATAATAAAAGGCAAAACTATTGGTGCGATTGAGCTTATTAATAAAAAAATAGGCGAGTTTACAAATGAAGATACTGAAATCATCTCTGCTGTTGCGTCGCAGTCTGCGGTTGCTATTGAGAATGCGCGGCTGTATGAAGAACTTTATACATTAAAAGAATATATGAGCGATATTTTTGAATCAATGCCCGGTGGGTTCATCGCAATTGATAACCATAAAAGAATCACAGCAATCAATCCAAGAGCTTCTGAAATACTGAATATCCCGAAAGACCTTGTTGGCGAAAATTTGACAACCGGTTTTGTAAGATACCCGGAAATTGTTGAACTTTTTAAGATAGCATTATCTAAAGCAGAACCACAAATCAGACGAGAAATGTATTTAACTGTTGGAAATAAACATAAAATTATAGGGTATTCTACATTGGTTATCAAAAATGCTGATAGCATCATAAAAGGTGCCGGGATGGTATTTCAGGATATTACAGATATAAAAAACAAACATTGA